In Malus sylvestris chromosome 16, drMalSylv7.2, whole genome shotgun sequence, the following are encoded in one genomic region:
- the LOC126606743 gene encoding uncharacterized protein LOC126606743 gives MSLSNFDINLKISDWLVNLSHKNSNAVSNFSKAISICWQIWNGRNGCIFRKERHIHTRAFIRAMAMVNEYFKDNVKSWENTLVTSDDKVIKWNCPSYPYVKINFDGSVSNSLAAGGFIIRNWSGKPILAGAMSLGSSTINVAEAMALCEALIWARRRNLTHVCVEGDSKLTIDVVRGACETPWNLRSIIEDIRWCASFFQDIKWGHVFRKTNFVADAMASIGLKMDNLCIWDPCLPVEANSALLFDCNGSGCVRGFSL, from the coding sequence ATGTCTTTATCAAATTTTGATATCAACCTCAAGATAAGTGATTGGCTTGTGAACCTCTCTCACAAAAATTCGAATGCTGTAAGCAATTTTAGCAAAGCTATTTCTATTTGCTGGCagatttggaatggtagaaaTGGATGCATTTTCAGGAAAGAAAGGCATATCCATACCAGAGCTTTTATCCGGGCTATGGCTATGGTTAATGAGTATTTCAAGGATAATGTGAAGAGCTGGGAAAATACGCTGGTAACAAGTGATGATAAAGTGATCAAATGGAATTGTCCATCGTACCCATATGTTAAAATAAATTTCGACGGTTCGGTGTCAAACTCCTTGGCGGCGGGAGGTTTCATTATCAGGAACTGGAGCGGTAAACCTATTCTCGCTGGTGCTATGAGTTTGGGGTCTTCTACCATCAATGTTGCTGAGGCCATGGCGCTGTGTGAGGCACTAATCTGGGCTAGGAGGAGAAACTTGACGCATGTGTGTGTGGAGGGTGACTCAAAACTTACCATTGATGTTGTTCGTGGTGCTTGCGAAACGCCGTGGAACTTGAGGTCTATCATTGAAGATATCAGGTGGTGTGCCTCTTTCTTCCAGGATATCAAATGGGGGCATGTTTTCAGGAAGACGAATTTTGTTGCAGATGCTATGGCGTCTATTGGGCTGAAAATGGATAATCTTTGTATATGGGATCCTTGTCTTCCTGTCGAAGCAAACTCAGCCCTGTTATTTGATTGTAATGGCTCCGGCTGTGTGAGGGGCTTCTctctttaa
- the LOC126606740 gene encoding uncharacterized protein LOC126606740 → MKINPERNRAKARASPVSGALCGPSTVISEQGSLYLHRHPDAVLNEQGGHRNFFSNDSTQSCLGAYAPINFTQDTQKKYFDPIGRGRVKKLGQKGRVQESRMRLGTWNIRTLTGKSIEVVEVMVRRRINIMCLQETKWVGLKEKDLENSGFKLWYSGTNRTRNGVGIIVDKTLTQDVVDVKRVGDRIMAIKIVIGQELINVISAYAPQVGLDTSSKEKFWEDLGDLVQGIAQTEKLFIGGDLNGHVGRETGNYGGFHGGHGFGERNEDGEAILDFAMAYDLFLANTFFKKREKHMITYKSGSSKTQIDFLLMRKGDRITCKDCKVILGESLANQHRLLVMDVHIKRVRKKNKTWKCLRTRWWNLKGEKQVIFKEKVIT, encoded by the coding sequence atgaaaataaatccagaacgaaatcgcgctaaagctagggcgtcacccgtaagtggcgcgttgtgtggcccgagcacagtgataagtgagcaagggtcgctgtatctccatcggcacccggatgcagtgttaaatgagcaagggggccatagaaacttcttttcgaacgactccactcaaagttgtttgggagcatatgctcctatcaactttacacaggacacacaaaagaagtactttgatcctattggacgggggagggtgaagaagctaggacagaagggtagagttcaagagagtagaatgcgtttaggaacgtggaatataagaaccttaacgggaaaatctattgaagtagtggaagttatggtgaggagaaggataaatattatgtgcctacaagaaactaagtgggttggtcttaaggaaaaggatctagaaaactcagggtttaaactttggtattcgggcacaaatagaacgagaaacggtgttggcatcatcgtggataagaccttgacacaagatgttgtagatgtcaagagggtaggagatagaatcatggcaatcaagattgtaataggacaagaacttatcaatgtgattagtgcgtacgcacctcaagtagggttggatacgagttcgaaggagaaattttgggaagaccttggagacttggtgcaaggaattgcccagacagagaagttatttataggaggagatttaaatggacacgtgggcagggagacaggcaactatggaggttttcatggtggccatggttttggggagagaaacgaggatggggaagctatcttggattttgcaatggcatatgatctcttcttagccaacaccttctttaagaagagagaaaaacatatgatcacctacaagagtgggtcgtcaaaaacacaaatagattttcttctaatgaggaaaggggatcgtataacttgtaaggattgcaaagttatactgggagagagcttggctaatcaacatcgcttgttggtgatggatgtacatatcaaaagagtgagaaaaaagaacaagacttggaagtgcctaaggactagatggtggaatctaaaaggagaaaaacaagtcattttcaaagagaaagtaatcacctaG
- the LOC126606744 gene encoding uncharacterized protein LOC126606744, whose protein sequence is MDMPPMFPSKASKTPFYPTIHNKKSSSDKVQGGAMSLLSWWKGNESTPLTKTSPDPKPAEPAPGMNGAVEVPRPPAAANITVFEFGSVAASADKVTLAGYCPVSEDLEPCRWEILPASGSDAPQFRVVF, encoded by the coding sequence ATGGATATGCCGCCAATGTTCCCAAGCAAAGCATCAAAAACTCCATTTTACCCCACAATTCACAACAAGAAGAGCAGCAGCGACAAAGTCCAAGGGGGAGCGATGAGTCTGCTCTCGTGGTGGAAAGGGAATGAGTCTACACCCCTAACCAAGACCAGCCCGGATCCGAAACCGGCCGAACCTGCTCCCGGCATGAACGGCGCCGTTGAGGTGCCTCGACCCCCCGCCGCCGCCAACATCACCGTCTTCGAGTTCGGATCAGTCGCGGCTTCAGCCGATAAGGTCACTCTCGCCGGGTACTGTCCGGTCTCCGAAGACCTGGAGCCCTGCCGCTGGGAGATCCTCCCCGCTAGTGGCTCCGACGCGCCCCAGTTTCGAGTGGTCTTCTAA